In the genome of Marinomonas algicola, the window CTGCCACATAATCCAACTTCCAAGCAGAACCAGTAAAAAAGCATCGATGGCGATGAGAACAAATACCAGATTCAGAGAATGGGTCAACTCAAAAATATAACCTGCAATAACATTCCCTAGGGTGCCTCCGAGTCCAAAAGTAACCATGCATATACCATTAATTTGCATTGTTGCTGTGGCTCCGAAAGACTGGCCAACCCAACCAGCCACCACACCCCACATTGGAAAATACATCAATCCATAACCAAAGCCAGCCAAGGGAGCAAACAATGCCGCATCGTAAAGGAAGAAAAGAATACAGACAAAAAACACACTGAAAATGCTTAATAACGAATACGCATGACTTTTTTTATCCGCTAACTTACCCACTAGAACGCCGGCAAACATACCGCTCACACCTGCGATAGCCCAAGTATAGCCACCCAAATCCGAAGACAGACCTAAACTATCTAAATACGTATTTAACCAGTTAGAAAATGGCATAGTGGCAAACCCGACTAAAAAGCAAATTAAACAAGAAAAAAATGCCACTCGGTGATGTCTGATGGTATTCATTAATAAACCAAATGAGAGTGCATTTTGGTTTGGTTCAAGGTTGGAACCGGAAACACCTTTATCAAGACGTTCTGTTTTTTCTGACTTTAATTTCACGAGTAGATAACAGGTAAGGCAAACCACGAACACGCCATATAAAGACGCAAATAACCAACTGGCTTGCCAACCAACAAGAGGAGCGACCAACAAAATAAGTCCGCCATTTATAGCATACCCCCAGGCTGTGCCACTTGATGCTGTGGCTAAATACGTCGAGCGATGCTGTCTCTGAGCATAACGACTTATGATTTCTACTATGGTTCCCCAACTCATTGCGGCACTCGCCGCCAGTATAGTAAGAAGGGCAATAATAACGACAGGCTCTTCTATCACAGACAGACTAAATAATAAGGATGAGGTTAAAATTCCTGTCATAATAGACAGTTTTGCCGTCCCTATTCTATGTCCCACGGCTCCCAGTAAAAGAGCGCCAAGTAAATACGCAATTTGTGTTAACGCACCAACAAGAGCCAGATGCCAGTGACTTATAGCAATAGTTTCGCGCATCAAGGGGACAAGCGCGGCAAATAAAAATAGGCCGAACCCATGACTTAAGATCTGATTTAAAGCAAAAACGAAAGCCATAAACATACAAATACCCCTTACTACAAAACAGTCTAGAGTGGGATATTTATGAGTAAAATCAGACTATTTTCTCTTAAATACCCGTGAGAATAAGCTGACATTATTCATTTTTATCGTTTATGCATGTCTCAATTCACGACAAATTATGACTTTTTAACGACAGAATTATTTGTATTAACTTTCCATTAAGAAGGGCATTAAAAAGGCGCTAGAGAACACATAAAGATAACGGTAAAAACACAGTAAAAAGGGCATGTCTAGGATAACAAAAAGACTCATCTACTAGGGAAGGTGCGAATAACATCGCGTAGCAATTTTTATAAAAATCTATTAAGTATTTTTCAATTCGAAATAGAATAAAGACGTTACGTTATTGCTTCTCCAATAATTCATTAATAGCCATATTCGCAATTGGTCGACTAAAGACATATCCTTGCATTTCATCGCAGTGCAATTCGGTAAGTATGGCTTTTTGCTCCAAGGTCTCAACGCCCTCGGCGATGACTTTTAAGTTTAGATGGTGCGCCAAACTGATAATAGAAGCGACGATTCCTTTGTCTTTTGCTGAGTGATTAATATCCTTAATAAAGCTTCTGTCTATTTTAATGGTATTAACAGACAAATCTTTGACCCTACTCAGTGATGAGTACCCCGTACCAAAATCGTCAATAGATAAATGAATACCCATATTTTGAAAAGCCAACATCTGTTTTTCGGCTAACCTTTGATTCTCCATCATTGAGCTTTCAGTAATTTCAAATTCTAAGTTTTCTGCTTTAAACCCCGTTTCCTCCAGAATACTTGCCACTCTTAAAGGTAAGTTTTCTTGAGCAATTTGAACGGCCGATAAATTCAAAGCCAAACGGCCAGTAATTTGTTTAGTGTCCCACCACTCTTTTGACTCTTTACAGGCTTTTCTCAAAATGGCTTCGCCAAGACGCACGATATGCCCCGTTTCTTCTGCCAAAGAGATAAACATATCTGGAGGAATTAACCCGTGCTTAGGATGATTCCAACGGACGAGTGCTTCTAATCCATCAATTTTACCTGTTGAAAGCGTCACTTTTGGTTGATAGTTAATCAAGAACTGGTCATTAGTAACAAGGTTATGCAGCTGCTGTTCTAATTCCAAACGAAATAAAGAACGATGATCCATTTCTTTCGTATAAAACTGTATATTGTTACGCCCTAACGATTTGGCATGATACATGGCAATATCAGCATGCCTCAAAAGGTCCTTGTAATTATTACTATCATCAGGGTAAGCCGTTATTCCGATACTTGCCGAAAGGCTTACCTGAGAGCCGGCTAAATTTAGCGGCTTTGCTATGTAACTTAATATACGTTCTGCAATAGGCAAAATTTCACTGGTATGATTCACCTGTTCCAATATAAGAGCAAACTCATCCGCCCCTAAACGTGCTGCGGTATCACAATCTCTTATCGAACTGGACAAACGCTTTCCAATTTCCTTAAGTAAAATGTCGCCAGAAGCATGACCCAAGGTATCATTTATGCTTTTAAAATTATCTAAATCTAAGAAAACTACTGCCATTTGATGCTTATTACGATGAGCTACATCAATGGCATGCTGAATGCGTTCCATAAAAAGTGTTCTATTTGGTAACCCAGTAAGACTATCGTAATTAGCTAAATAACGCAGTTTGTCTTCCGCATTTTTACGATAAGTAATATCAGTAAAAGCACCAATAAAATGGGTAACCACATTCGTTTGATCTCTTAGCACACTGATATTAAGTTCTTGAGGAAAGTAATTGCCTTGTTTATCAACGCCCCACACTTCTTCACGACTGTAAGTATCATTTTTCGTATTACTTAACAGTTGGCCAGCAAACATATGCAATACTTCTTTATATGGCTCACCCATTAATGTAAGCAATGATTTTCCGAGCACATCCTCAGCGGTAAACTCAGTAATAGTCGTAAACGCTGTATTTATTTTTAGTATTTTCCAATTATGATCACACACCCAGACCGCATCAAAAATATTTTCGAAAGACTTTGCCGCCAGTAAAAGGTCTTGCTCTGCTTGTTTTAAACGAGAAATGTTTTTTAAGGTTCCAGATATTCTAATTGGTTGGTTATTAGGGTCACGATTAACCACCTTACCTCTTAACAACAGCCACACCCATTCATCTCGATCGCTTTTGGAACGAAAAGTGGCTTCAAAATATTCAGCTTCATTTTTTAAATGATCAAAAAAACTTTTCTTAAGATCCACAAAATCTTCGGTATGTATAAGAGGTTGAAAGGCGTCGATGTGGCTAAAAATTGGAATGTCTTCCAGCTTCAGAGGCAATGGATTTTTACGTCTAAACTCACCATTTGTTAAATTCCAATCCCAAAGCTCATCGCCACTTCCCCACAAAGAAAGCTGAAGGCGCTCTTGATTCTCTTGAACTTCTTCAATATAACGCTGAATTCGATTTTGCTGCTCTAATCTATCTTTCTCATGCGACGAATTGCGGTTTTCCATTTCTAAATATTGTTTGTTCAATAATAAAGTCATGAAGTCACGATGTTGTTTCATCTCTAAATGACTTTTTATTTTCGCTCTTAAAATGGGTAAACAAATCGGCTTTGTAAAATAATCTACTGCACCTAATTCAAGCCCTTTAATTTGCTCTTGCTCTGAAGAAGAGGCTGTGACGAAGATGATGGGAATGTTTTCACACTGCTTGTACTCTTTTATTTTCTCGAATACTTCATATCCATCCATTTCTGGCATAGAAATATCCAATAGAATCAAATCGGGAGGATTTTTAGAACTGACAATTTTTAACGCTTTTATACCATTAGTAGCCACCAAGGTAGTGTAATCATCCTTTAATGCATTCAGCATCATTTTAAGATTAATGGTTTCGTCATCTACAACGAGAATTTTATGACGATGTACCGCTTGAACCATGATAATCCTACCTTGTTAGACTTTATTGTAAGATGTTCTCTGACAACATTTGTTTAATTAATTGATCTACATGTTCCAATGCGATTGATGCATCGTCAAAATTAAAATGATGTAAATGCTCCTCTAATAGTAATATATAGTTGTTTTTTTCAATTGGTTTAACATGCTCTTTTATTTTTTCAAAAAGGTCAAGCGCTTCACCATCACTTGTATTAATGAGCTTTTTCAAATCCATTAAGAGCATAATGACTTCTTGATAATCAATGTCAGAAACATTCTTTATGCTATTTAGAGACTGATTTTTCATAGGTAAAAGATAAATAACAACTTGAGATAGACTGTTTTCAGCTTGATCAAATAAGGTTGCAAAATTTTCCAATAAATCATCACTATCTTGAATTTCTTTCATTAAATCCATTTCTGAACACCCGATTAATCTCTTAGCTTGTTTCTCTATTGCATAACTTATCTTTGATAATAAATACATACCCAAATTGGCGGACACCCCTTTTATCGCATGCGCTAATTGAGCTAAATTAGCATACTCTTTATTATCTAAATAACGTTTAAGTTGGGTATAACTGCCACTAAACTCGTTTGAAAAATCACTTAATAAAGAGCAATATAATGTTTTATTTCCATTAACTCTCTCTAAACCTAGGATCAAGTCGATGCCTAATGTTTGATTTTGCAAGAAGGATACGTCGTCCATTGATTCATTATTATGGTCACTAATGGGTAGGAAAGCGCGTTCTGCAGGAGCGATCCACAAGCCTAAAACGTCCCAAAGTTGATTCACATCTAAAGGTTTACTTAAATAGTCATTAAAGCCAGCCTCTTTGCACTCATCAATCACGCCTTTCATCGTATTAGCGGTAATGGCAATAATAGGTAATTTTTCGATTTTCAATTGTTGACGAATAAACTTGGTCGCTTCAACACCACCCATAACAGGCATCTGTAAGTCCATCAAAATTAAATCAAAACATTCATCTTCTAAAATTTCGACCGCTTGTTTGCCGTTATCGGCTAACTGAATTCGCACCCCTCCACTGACTAGAATTTCACTAAGAATTTGTTGATTAATCACTACATCCTCGACGATCAGGACTTTCGCCCCTCCAACCTTTATCTGATTTAATTGACGTCGTTTAAAGTCTTCAATGCCGCTGTTATCCGAAGACAGTTGTAATTCTTTTGGGTAGCCTAAAGTAGACATAATGGCATTAAACAGCTTAGAAGGCTTAATCGGTCTTTCTATGATTTGAATAACCGTAACGGTATCCACTTCTTTTTTTACCTCTGCAATAAATGCAATTGGGATAGTGAGCAAAAGATTATATTCAGCAATACTGTCAATCAATAATTTATGTGTCAGACTAAGTTGAAGAGGAATATCGATCAACGCCATCCCAAACTCATACATGGATGAACTCTTTGAGAGCAAATCTTGAGCTTGTTTTAATGTTTCAACAAACACAACTGAAAAGCCCATTGTCGTCAACATGGACATCATCATTGTAGTCTGGCTTCCTCGGCTGCAAACACAGAGGATATCTGTGGTTGCCTTTTTTTCTGGGAGCAAAGGGAAAACCAGTTGTTCAATATCCGTGTCAATACCAAGCTTTACATTTAACGTAAAGACCGATCCACGATCGACTTTGCTTTTTACCTGTATCCAGCCTTCCATTAATTCGCTTAACTTTTGACTTATAGCCAAACCCAGGCCTGTCCCTCCGTATTTTCGAGTAGTAGAAACATCCCCCTGATAAAAGGCATCAAAAAGTGTTGGTATTCTTCCTTCTTCAATGCCGACACCGGTATCTTCAACTATAAATGTTAAGAAAACGTCACTTTCAGATTGAAAAGTACAACGCACTTTCAATTGGACGCTTCCACTGTGAGTAAATTTCAGCGCATTATTAATAAGATTAATAAGTATTTGATTGAGACGTAAATCATCACCAACGACTCTTCTGGGTACACTTTTATCAATAATCAACGCAAAGTCGAGCTGCTTCAAATTAAATTTACTACTAAATAGATCGATGTGTTTTTCAAGGCTCGGTAACAGCTCAAACGGTTTATTTTCTAACTCAATTTTGCCCGCTGATATTTTTGAAAAGTCCAGAACATCATTTATAATATGAACCAATGCTTCCGATGCTGTGTCTGCTTTATCAATATAACCACTAAGAGTTGGAGTAAGCTGTTGCTCTCTCATTAAATAAATTAATCCGGTAATCGCATGCACTGGTGTACGAATTTCATGGCTCATATTGGCTAAAAAGTCACTTTTAGCCTGCGTAGCAGATTCCGCTCTCTCTTTCTGCTCCTGTAATAGTTTTTGACTCATTTCAAGCCTAGACATCATTAAATTAAATATATGGCCTATATTGCCAATTAAGTCATTTCTATTTTCAGTTAATACCCTTTCATGTAAGTGTCCTTTTTCTGTAATCGCCATCATGGTATGAACGAGACCGGATAAGCGTTTTCGAATAATGTAGTAAAGGCTCCACTGCAGTAACAGTATAAGAAGCGTACAAAAAACCATGAAAACAATACTTCTATGAATAATTTGAGAAGACGTATTTTCCAATTCCAGAATATGTTTTTTAGAATCCTGAGTTGCGTAAACAACACGGTCTGACGCGACTTCAAACAACCAATAATTACGAAAAGCGATTTCACTTTTCACTTCATTAAGATTATTAAATATATCTTCCGAATCTTCCATTAGCCGTTGCAATTGAATAGGGCTGGACGTTCCTAATACTTCATTAATTATATCGATTATGATTTCTGCATTCTCTTTATAAAGACCCAGTAATTTTGCGTCCATAGAATCTGGCCAGGCGCTTTCTATATCCGACTTAATTTTCAACAAACTTTCTTTTATTTGTAATATTTTGTCGTAATCTCTAGATGAGTCAAAAACTAAAAATTCAAGTTCAACCATGAACGCTTGTGTTTTAAACGCACTGTCCGCTAACAATTCCTTTAATGGAAGTTGAGAGTTCACCAACTTCAAAAGAGCGGCATTAGATGTTTCTGATGATTGGGATACGGCTTTTATTTGGCTGTCTAAATCATCAAGTTTTTGCCACCACCATTGATTACTCGCAACGATAAGCAGCACCACAAGTAACGCATTCGCGATTAATAGTAAGCCTATAGAAACCGTTTTATTAGAAAGCACTTGCACTACCCTTAAAATTGGAAGATCAAGGTATTAGAGACACTGTGATCATCATCACCCGAGTTATTATTAACTTAAACAAGGCATTCCTTAACTATAGAAGAACCTACAGAATACACATCAAGTTTATTCCTTTATCATCCCTGCTTTATAATCCATAGAAGACAGGTGCGAATTTTTGATGCGCATGCGACAATATTTGAAGAATCAATTTACGCCAAAATCATAAGAGTTAAGGGTTTGTATGTTATTGAATAAATGGCTAAGTTCTGTCGCCGATGTCGGAAGGGAGATGCTGTCTCGTAAAAACGACACTCGTAAATCAAAAACATTAGAAGAGTACTGCGCAGATCTCATGTCTAACAAGGGTGAAGCGCTTGGAACCGCTATCGCTAATGAAGTTGCAGCGGCCTATCAAGCCGCCGATGATGAAAAAAAACTCAGCTTTTTTCATCATTTAATTGACTGTTATTCACCAGATCCCGATGCGGTAGTTGAACTCGCCAATGCTTACCGTAACGAGCCAAACTATGAAAGCTATGTTGCGTTAAGCAGCGCTATAGAAGCACCACGCCAAAAGCTTTTCAAACGAATGAATATGGCCACTCAAGGTACGGAGGTAATTGTTTCCTTGCGTAAAGATTTCCTACGCTTAGTGAAAAACCACCCTGAACTAAAGCCAATCGACTTTGACTTATTGCATTTATTAAAATCATGGTTCAACCGTGGCTTTTTAACCATCGCTGAAATTGATTGGAATACACCTGCGGTCATTTTAGAAAAACTGATTGAATACGAAGCTGTCCACTTTATGTCGGGCTGGAACGACTTGAAAAAACGCTTGGGGCCGAACCGCCGTTGCTATGCTTTTTTCCATGCGTCTTTACCAAATGAACCACTTATCTTTGTTGAGGTAGCGCTGGTAAATGGTTTAGCGGGATCCATTGAGCCTTTAATTGATCCAGACCCACAAAGTGAGAAGGGCGACGCCGATGTGGATACCGCAATTTTTTATTCCATTAGTAACTGTCAAGCTGGCTTAGCAGGCATTTCTTTTGGTAATTTCTTAATAAAACAAGTCGTAATGGAATTGAAAAAAGAGTTTCCAGAGTTAACTCAGTTCTCTACACTGTCACCCATTCCAAGTTTCCGTCGTTGGTTATCACAGGAACTCGATAACAAAGAAAGTACCTTCCTCACTCAAAGTAATCGTTCCACTTTAAGCTTGTTAAGTGAAACCGATTGGTCCACCAGCCAAGAGCATTGCGAATTATTACAACCCGTGTTAACAAAGCTCTGTGCTCACTATATCGTCAACGCTAAAAAAGCAAACAAACCGTATGATCCGGTAACCCGTTTTCATTTAGGCAATGGCGCTCGTGTTGAACGTCTTAACTGGATGGGGGACAAATCCACTAAAGGATTGAGCCAATCTGCAGGCCTACTGGTCAATTATTTCTATGCCATAGATGAAGTAGAAAAAAATCATGAAGCGTTTGTTAACCAAGGGACGATCGCCTATTCAAAAGACATAAGCAAATTCCTCTTAGCAAACTAACGCTTTATTCCTCATATAATTCTAAGGGCAAGCCATCTGGATCTTGAAAAAAAGTAAAGAGCTTGCCCGTAAACTCATCGGTTCTGATCACTTCTACTTCGACACCTTTTTCTTGCAAATAAGACGTTGTCTTTTCAACTGACTCAACGACAAAAGCCAAATGTCGTAACCCCTGAGCTTCAGGTGTCGATGGCCGCTTTGGAGGATTAACAAAAGAAAAAAGTTCTATCTGCCCTCCATCTGGTAGTCGTAGGTCCAATTTATAAGACTGCCGTGCTTCTCGGTAATTTTCAGCAATCACCTCTAATTGCAAAATTTGAGTATAAAAGTGTTTAGACACTTCGTAATCAGAGCAAATAATGGCCACATGATGAATACGCTTAAACATAGATTTCCTTCATTTTCTTTTCTTTTCTTTTCTTAGACTAAAGTCGGGGTCCCACTTTGTCATAGTACTGTTAAATTAGGCTTGCAAATAAAAATAATTATAATTTAAAGGAGATCGCCTGTGGCAGATCAAAACAGCAACGCTAAAAACTATTGGAAGGCAAACGTCAGACTGATTTTAGGCAGTTTATTCGTTTGGGCTTTCGTTTCTTATGGCTGCGGTATTCTATTACGCCCTCTACTCTCTGGTATTGAGATTGGAGGCGCTGACCTCGGTTTTTGGTTTGCCCAACAGGGCTCCATTATTACCTTTATGGGGATTATTTTCCATTACGCATGGAAAATGAATAAGTTAGATAAAGAATATGGACTTGAGGAGTAAGCAACCATGAGTCAATTTACAATTAACTTATTATTTGTTGGTGCGTCTTTTGCGTTGTATATCGGCATCGCGATTTGGGCAAGGGCAGGTTCAACAAAAGAGTTTTACGTCGCTGGCGGTGGTGTTCATCCTGTGATGAACGGTATGGCGACCGCCGCAGACTGGATGTCAGCCGCGTCTTTTATTTCGATGGCAGGTTTAATCGCCGCAGGTGGTTACGCTAACTCTACGTTCCTAATGGGATGGACTGGTGGTTACGTTCTTTTGGCCATGTTATTGGCGCCTTACCTACGTAAATTTGGTAAGTTTACTGTTCCAGACTTTATCGGTGATCGCTTTTACAGCCCGGCCGCCCGTTTGGTTGCTGTTGCTTGTTTGATCATAGCGTCTGTTACCTATGTAATAGGTCAGATGACGGGGGCTGGCGTGGCTTTCTCTCGTTTCTTAGAAGTTAGTAACGATACTGGCCTAATGATTGCCGCGGTTGTGGTCTTCCTATACGCCGTATTAGGCGGCATGAAGGGCATCACCTATACCCAAGTAGCGCAATACGTTGTGCTTATTATTGCTTACACCATTCCGGCCGTTTTCATCTCTTTACAACTAACCGATACCTTTATTCCTGCGATCGGTTTATTTTCAGAACATACGGAGTCGGGAGTACCTCTGCTACAAAAATTAGATGAAGTCGTTAGAGAGCTTGGCTTTCGAGACTATACCGCCGACGTGGACAACAAACTCAACATGGTACTGTTTACCCTATCGTTAATGATTGGTACGGCCGGCTTACCCCATGTAATCATTCGCTTCTTTACCGTTCCTAAAGTAGCCGATGCTCGTTGGTCTGCAGGGTGGGCATTGGTTTTTATAGCATTACTGTACCTAACCGCACCCGCCGTAGCGTCAATGGCTCGCTTGAACTTATTAACCACAATTTATCCAAGTGGACCAACGGCCGAAGCCATTGCCTATGAAGAGCGCCCAGACTGGATTCAGACCTGGGAAACCACTGGTTTAATCCAATTTGAGGATAAAAACCAAGACGGCCGAATTCAGTTCTACAATGACAGCCCAGCCTTTACTGAAACCGCTACCGAACGAGGCTGGCAAGGCAATGAACTAAAAGTGAATAATGATATTTTGGTTCTTGCCAACCCAGAAATTGCCAATTTACCAGGGTGGGTTGTTGGATTGATTGCCGCAGGAGGATTGGCCGCCGCACTGTCAACAGCCGCTGGGTTGTTATTAGCCATTTCATCCGCCGTTAGCCACGATTTAATCAAAGGCTCGATAAACCCCAACATATCCGACAAACATGAATTACTCGCCGCGCGGCTATCTATGGGAGTGGCGATTGTCGTTGCTACCTACCTTGGTTTAAACCCACCAGGTTTTGCGGCTCAAGTGGTTGCTCTTGCGTTCGGTATTGCGGCCGCATCGATTTTCCCAGCCTTAATGATGGGGATTTTCTCCAAACGCATTAATAGTAAAGGGGCCATCGCCGGTATGTTGGCGGGATTATTATCAACCGTCATTTATATATTCCTTTTCTTGGGCTGGTTCTTTATTCCTGGAACAGCGTCTTATACCAACACACCTGACAATTGGTTATTTGGTATATCGCCTCTATCATTTGGCGCTATCGGAGCCATGATAAACTTTGCTGTTGCCTTTGGCGTCTCCTCCATGACAGAAGCACCACCGAAAGCCATTCAAGATTTAGTGGAAAGCGTGCGTTATCCAAAAGGCGCTGGAGAAGCTATTGACCATTAACTCAATCGTCACAATGTAAAATAGCATCACATTAAATGGTAAGCCGCCAGAGTATGATGTCAATACTCTGGCCTTTCTATCGCTAAATAAGAAGTGAGACATTATGTTTTGGGAATTAGTTGCAACTGTTTTTGCCGGTATTAGTAGTGCAGGCATCGCCTTATTTTTACGTTCAATCAGTAAAAAGAAACTTCCCGTCTGGATTATCCCTACCTTTGCAGGCCTGGGTATGTTGGCATTTCAAGTACAAAGTGAATACGGCTGGTACACACACCAAGTCAGTTTATTGCCACAAGGTGTTGAAGTGGTTAAAAAGGTTGAAGAAGAAGCGCTATGGCGCCCATGGAGTTTTATTTACCCACAGACAACACGATTTATTGCTGCAGATATAAAAAACGCCTCGATTAACGCATTAAATACCAATGTGATTCTAGTTGATTTGTATTTCTTTGAGCGTCGCCATCTAGCCAAAAGAGTCCCTCAGGTTGTCAATTGTGGCACCTTATCGAGAGCACATTTGACGCAAAATTTAGAAGTTCAAACCCACTTGATCAATCAAAAAAAGTGGACACAATTAGATAAAAAGGACCCGTTATTAACGAAACTCTGTCAAGCCTAAGCCATTCATCAATTACTCACTTAATTATTAAAAAACAGAGAGTTGAGTCAAATCATAAAAATACCAACTTAGTTTTATTAAACGCTGTTATAAAGGTACACTTCAAAAGAGCGTTTTATAATAACTCGCTTTTCATCATTTAGTTTTGATTCATGAAAAGACCCGTGAAAAGCGTCTATTCATTTAATACACTATACTGTTCGTAGAACAATGGAATATCAAAGTGGAATATAAGAACACATTATGAGTAAGAAACCGTCACAAGCGTATGTAAGATGTTTCTGGGTAGGACGTATGCAGTTAATTAATGGGACTTTTGTGCCGATTCACTGCACCCACATGTCCAATAAGTTTTTAGAAGTTGAAGCACCACAAAGCATCTTTGGTTCAAAAAAAGTCAAAGTAGAATTGGACGCTTCGCATGACGGAAAAATGAAAAAAATTAAAGCCATTTGCGCAACCGATCTAGATGTTTTAAACGAACATGACAAACACTATATAAAACTGCACTTTGAACGCATTGCAGAGGAAGACATTAAATTTATTGAAGAATTTGTCGAAGCTCATGCCTAAACAACAGAATAACGAAGGCTAAGAAGAAGCTAACGTTAACAAAGGCCAATCTACTTAAACTAACTAGATTGGCCAAGTCATTAATGCTTAAGCTAGCTGAGCTTTAAAAAAGTCCACACTTCTTGACCACGCTAATTCAGCACTTGCCTCATCATAACGAGCCGTTGAATCATTATGGAAGCCATGATTTACATCTTCGTAGACAAATGCTTGGTAATCTACCTGATTGGCTTTTAAAGCCGCTTCATACTCACCCCACGTGGCATTCACTCTTTTATCCAATTCACCAAACTGTAGCATCATAGGCGCTTTGATCTGATCAATATTGGCTTTTGGAGGCGTACCATAAAAAGGCACAGCGGCATTAATAATATCCGGCATTTCGGCGGCCAGCATGTTACTAATGTAGCCACCATAACAAAAACCAATAACACCCAACTTAGCATTACTTAGTTCGTGATTTTTCAGAAACCGTGCCGCGGCTTTAAAATCTTCTTCCATTTTTGCGGAATCCAATGATTTTTGTAGCGCACGGCCTTCGTCATCATTTCCTGGATACCCCCCTACAGAAAACAGAATATCAGGGGCAAAGGCAATAAAGCCTACTTTAGCCAACCTACGCGCGACATCTTCTATGTATGGGTTTAAGCCTCGATTTTCATGCACCACCAATACTACAGGAGCGTTACCTTGAAGCTC includes:
- a CDS encoding malonyl-CoA decarboxylase, which encodes MLLNKWLSSVADVGREMLSRKNDTRKSKTLEEYCADLMSNKGEALGTAIANEVAAAYQAADDEKKLSFFHHLIDCYSPDPDAVVELANAYRNEPNYESYVALSSAIEAPRQKLFKRMNMATQGTEVIVSLRKDFLRLVKNHPELKPIDFDLLHLLKSWFNRGFLTIAEIDWNTPAVILEKLIEYEAVHFMSGWNDLKKRLGPNRRCYAFFHASLPNEPLIFVEVALVNGLAGSIEPLIDPDPQSEKGDADVDTAIFYSISNCQAGLAGISFGNFLIKQVVMELKKEFPELTQFSTLSPIPSFRRWLSQELDNKESTFLTQSNRSTLSLLSETDWSTSQEHCELLQPVLTKLCAHYIVNAKKANKPYDPVTRFHLGNGARVERLNWMGDKSTKGLSQSAGLLVNYFYAIDEVEKNHEAFVNQGTIAYSKDISKFLLAN
- a CDS encoding VOC family protein, which translates into the protein MFKRIHHVAIICSDYEVSKHFYTQILQLEVIAENYREARQSYKLDLRLPDGGQIELFSFVNPPKRPSTPEAQGLRHLAFVVESVEKTTSYLQEKGVEVEVIRTDEFTGKLFTFFQDPDGLPLELYEE
- a CDS encoding DUF4212 domain-containing protein, whose protein sequence is MADQNSNAKNYWKANVRLILGSLFVWAFVSYGCGILLRPLLSGIEIGGADLGFWFAQQGSIITFMGIIFHYAWKMNKLDKEYGLEE
- a CDS encoding sodium:solute symporter family protein translates to MSQFTINLLFVGASFALYIGIAIWARAGSTKEFYVAGGGVHPVMNGMATAADWMSAASFISMAGLIAAGGYANSTFLMGWTGGYVLLAMLLAPYLRKFGKFTVPDFIGDRFYSPAARLVAVACLIIASVTYVIGQMTGAGVAFSRFLEVSNDTGLMIAAVVVFLYAVLGGMKGITYTQVAQYVVLIIAYTIPAVFISLQLTDTFIPAIGLFSEHTESGVPLLQKLDEVVRELGFRDYTADVDNKLNMVLFTLSLMIGTAGLPHVIIRFFTVPKVADARWSAGWALVFIALLYLTAPAVASMARLNLLTTIYPSGPTAEAIAYEERPDWIQTWETTGLIQFEDKNQDGRIQFYNDSPAFTETATERGWQGNELKVNNDILVLANPEIANLPGWVVGLIAAGGLAAALSTAAGLLLAISSAVSHDLIKGSINPNISDKHELLAARLSMGVAIVVATYLGLNPPGFAAQVVALAFGIAAASIFPALMMGIFSKRINSKGAIAGMLAGLLSTVIYIFLFLGWFFIPGTASYTNTPDNWLFGISPLSFGAIGAMINFAVAFGVSSMTEAPPKAIQDLVESVRYPKGAGEAIDH
- a CDS encoding dienelactone hydrolase family protein; the protein is MTEKTNVASSTVSAIPQEAFDWYDEYAHGDIDRRTFLSRLGALGVAGLSMSMVAGALIPNYALAEQVSFNDPDIIASYEEFDSPSGHGKGNGYLVVPKELQGNAPVVLVVHENRGLNPYIEDVARRLAKVGFIAFAPDILFSVGGYPGNDDEGRALQKSLDSAKMEEDFKAAARFLKNHELSNAKLGVIGFCYGGYISNMLAAEMPDIINAAVPFYGTPPKANIDQIKAPMMLQFGELDKRVNATWGEYEAALKANQVDYQAFVYEDVNHGFHNDSTARYDEASAELAWSRSVDFFKAQLA